From a single Silene latifolia isolate original U9 population chromosome 6, ASM4854445v1, whole genome shotgun sequence genomic region:
- the LOC141588510 gene encoding uncharacterized protein LOC141588510 produces the protein MDCNCLVEKIVARIRSIGNRKLSYAGRLVLIKAVLSTLHSYWARIFILPKTVLKQIEAVCRGFLWHGAEQRDGPALVAWDKICTPKQQGGLGIRKLYDWNVADIGKYVWWIESKADHLWVKWVHSVYIKSSLWESYVPTLNSSWTWRKICQVKEILKPLLFHSQRGHEYSAKQGYEWLNPRGIMLPWVPWVNIKWMVPRHAFLVWIVAQQKLLTQDRLQKFGMVQSNVCYLCGVEEEDHEHIFFQCQVEPPAKAVYYVVVALENSFYLQEEGGGNDNSKFYGFDLVVQE, from the exons ATGGATTGCAACTGTTTAGTGGAGAAAATTGTTGCTAGAATAAGAAGTATTGGGAATAGGAAGTTATCATATGCTGGAAGGCTCGTGCTCATAAAAGCTGTTCTGAGCACTCTCCACTCTTATTGGGCAAGGATATTCATATTGCCAAAAACAGTTTTAAAACAAATTGAGGCAGTATGTAGAGGCTTTCTATGGCATGGAGCTGAACAGAGGGATGGACCTGCCTTGGTTGCGTGGGATAAAATTTGCACACCTAAGCAACAGGGGGGTCTTGGGATTAGAAAGTTGTATGACTGGAATGTTGCAGACATTGGGAAGTACGTATGGTGGATTGAAAGCAAAGCTGACCACTTATGGGTCAAATGGGTACATTCCGTTTATATAAAGAGCAGCCTATGGGAAAGTTATGTACCTACTCTGAATAGTAGCTGGACCTGGCGCAAAATTTGCCAGGTTAAAGAGATTCTGAAACCTTTACTTTTCCACAGTCAGAGGGGGCATGAGTATTCTGCAAAACAAGGATATGAATGGCTCAATCCTCGTGGAATTATGCTTCCCTGGGTTCCTTGGGTGAATATTAAGTGGATGGTTCCAAGACATGCTTTTCTGGTGTGGATTGTTGCCCAGCAGAAATTGCTCACCCAGGATCGTTTACAGAAGTTTGGCATGGTGCAGTCTAATGTGTGCTATTTATGTGGTGTTGAGGAAGAGGATCATGAGCATATTTTCTTTCAATGTCAA GTGGAGCCGCCAGCAAAGGCAGTGTATTACGTGGTGGTTGCATTGGAGAACTCGTTCTACTTGCAAGAAGAAGGTGGTGGCAATGATAATAGCAAATTTTATGGCTTTGATCTGGTGGTGCAGGAATAG